The following are from one region of the Petrotoga mobilis SJ95 genome:
- a CDS encoding ABC transporter ATP-binding protein, which produces MAQVVLEKVNKVYPNGFHAVKDVEFEIEDKEFLVLLGPSGCGKTTTLRMIAGLEDITEGTIKIDQKVVNDVEPKDRDIAMVFQNYALYPHMTVYDNMAFGLKLRKTPKDEIERRVRNAAKILGIDHLLDRKPKQLSGGQRQRVAVGRAIVRDPKVFLFDEPLSNLDAKLRVQMRAELKKLQKRLEATIAYVTHDQVEAMTMADKIVIMNEGLIQQVGGPFDVYNNPANIFVAGFIGTPPMNFLNVKVARNNGIWFKSEGISIKVPDDKAPLLENYIDKDVIFGVRPEDIYDKNFFEGAEETNILKALVDVVEPLGSETLLHLTIAGQSMTAKVSPQTRAESGQNFEVAIDLKMIHAFDKETEQAIF; this is translated from the coding sequence ATGGCTCAAGTTGTATTAGAAAAGGTTAACAAGGTTTATCCAAACGGATTTCACGCAGTAAAGGATGTAGAATTTGAAATAGAGGATAAGGAATTCCTTGTATTACTTGGACCTTCAGGATGTGGGAAAACTACTACTTTAAGGATGATCGCGGGATTAGAAGACATTACTGAAGGAACAATAAAAATAGACCAAAAAGTTGTAAATGATGTGGAACCAAAGGATAGAGATATTGCGATGGTTTTCCAAAATTATGCCCTTTATCCACATATGACTGTTTACGATAATATGGCTTTTGGATTGAAATTGAGAAAAACCCCTAAAGACGAAATTGAAAGGAGAGTTAGAAACGCCGCAAAAATTCTCGGGATCGATCATTTGCTAGATAGAAAACCAAAACAGTTATCAGGGGGACAAAGACAGAGGGTAGCAGTTGGTAGAGCCATAGTAAGGGATCCTAAAGTTTTCTTATTTGATGAACCTCTTTCAAACTTAGATGCAAAACTAAGGGTGCAGATGAGAGCCGAACTTAAGAAACTACAAAAAAGGTTGGAAGCTACTATTGCTTACGTTACACATGACCAAGTGGAAGCTATGACTATGGCTGACAAAATTGTTATAATGAATGAAGGATTAATTCAACAGGTTGGTGGACCTTTTGATGTATACAATAACCCAGCTAACATTTTTGTTGCTGGATTTATTGGGACGCCTCCAATGAATTTCTTGAATGTAAAAGTAGCTAGAAATAACGGCATTTGGTTCAAATCAGAAGGAATATCTATAAAAGTACCAGATGATAAAGCCCCTTTACTTGAAAATTATATAGATAAGGATGTTATATTTGGTGTTAGACCAGAAGATATTTATGACAAAAATTTTTTCGAAGGTGCTGAAGAAACTAATATTTTAAAAGCTCTCGTTGACGTTGTTGAACCTTTGGGGAGTGAGACTTTACTCCATTTAACGATTGCTGGACAATCTATGACTGCAAAGGTAAGTCCTCAAACGCGAGCAGAATCTGGACAGAATTTTGAAGTCGCAATTGATTTAAAAATGATACATGCATTCGATAAGGAGACCGAACAAGCTATATTTTAA
- the cas6 gene encoding CRISPR-associated endoribonuclease Cas6 produces the protein MVIKLVFGALEGDKIDLPVHYNRPLQGLFYYLMSDTVPKYHDLGTRSEDKKLKLFTFSRIYPYSSFKVENRRMIFKGLFNIYFASPIDKLVEAVLHSLNEQKVVRIEKNYFTLRKYEVIQNEVDEEMLVKTLSPITAYSTIVLPNGNRYTHYFSPYSSDFKKLIEENLKRKASALGIVIKNNNFYIEPYGITEKNEKLLFYKDIIIKGWTGYFILKGETQLLKLALNSGLGAKNAQGFGMILSVEKNSIRERSFLELAEEG, from the coding sequence TTGGTCATTAAGTTAGTTTTTGGAGCTCTAGAAGGCGACAAAATCGATCTTCCTGTTCATTACAATAGACCTTTGCAAGGATTGTTTTACTATTTAATGTCAGATACTGTACCTAAGTACCACGATTTAGGAACAAGGTCTGAAGATAAGAAGTTGAAGCTTTTCACTTTTTCAAGGATTTACCCCTATAGTTCTTTTAAAGTTGAGAATAGAAGGATGATTTTTAAAGGTTTATTCAATATTTACTTCGCTTCCCCAATTGATAAATTAGTAGAGGCGGTTTTACATTCTTTAAATGAACAAAAGGTCGTGAGAATCGAAAAAAATTATTTTACTTTGAGGAAGTATGAAGTTATTCAAAATGAAGTGGATGAAGAAATGCTTGTTAAAACTTTATCGCCCATTACAGCATATTCAACTATCGTCCTACCAAACGGAAATCGTTATACTCATTATTTTTCTCCCTATTCATCAGATTTTAAAAAATTGATAGAAGAAAACCTCAAAAGAAAAGCTTCAGCATTAGGTATTGTAATAAAAAACAATAATTTTTATATTGAACCTTACGGTATAACGGAAAAAAATGAGAAATTACTTTTTTACAAAGATATTATCATAAAAGGATGGACTGGATATTTCATTTTAAAAGGTGAAACTCAATTGTTGAAATTAGCGCTTAATTCAGGATTGGGAGCAAAAAATGCACAAGGTTTTGGAATGATCCTTTCTGTTGAAAAGAATTCTATAAGAGAAAGAAGTTTTCTGGAACTTGCAGAAGAAGGCTGA
- a CDS encoding 6-phosphofructokinase, with protein sequence MNKKNILYAQSGGVTSVINASAYGLISKALKDPQIDKIYVGINGITGVLEGKLFDLTKESFDKINNLKTTPASAFGTCRHRLKEGDEEGFQKLFKTFEDYNISYFFYNGGNDSMDTAHKIDEYSKKIGYDLKVIGIPKTIDNDLYGTDHSPGYGSAAKYLAISMLEASIDTRSMAKDSTKIFIMETMGRHAGWLTAATSLAKLNRDFGPHIILLPERIFEEDHFIDKVQKEVSKNGYCTIAVSEGIRYKSGAFVSDMGYTDSFGNRQLGDVGRVVANIILTRLGLKVHVSIPDYLQRSAGHIVSKTDQTEAVMVGEKALEYALDGISGFMVTINRLSNNPYKIEFGKVPLFEVANNTKYLPEEYISVDGYGVNENFIEYAKPLIQGESYPLYENGIPKYVSFPIEER encoded by the coding sequence TTGAACAAAAAAAATATTTTATATGCACAATCAGGGGGAGTTACAAGTGTCATAAATGCTTCTGCATATGGACTGATAAGTAAGGCTTTAAAGGATCCACAAATTGATAAGATATATGTGGGAATAAATGGTATCACTGGAGTCCTTGAAGGGAAATTATTCGATTTAACAAAAGAATCTTTTGATAAAATAAATAATTTGAAAACCACACCTGCAAGTGCCTTTGGTACTTGCAGACATAGGTTAAAAGAAGGAGACGAAGAAGGTTTTCAAAAACTTTTTAAAACGTTTGAAGATTATAATATTAGTTATTTCTTTTATAACGGTGGTAACGATTCAATGGATACGGCCCATAAAATCGATGAGTATTCAAAAAAAATTGGTTATGATTTAAAAGTCATAGGTATTCCAAAAACAATAGATAACGATCTATACGGCACCGATCACTCTCCGGGTTATGGTTCTGCAGCAAAGTATTTGGCAATTTCAATGTTGGAAGCAAGTATAGATACGCGTAGTATGGCAAAAGATTCTACAAAAATTTTCATAATGGAGACAATGGGGAGACATGCAGGCTGGCTTACCGCAGCTACTTCGTTGGCAAAGTTGAATAGAGATTTTGGACCTCATATCATTTTGCTACCCGAAAGGATTTTTGAAGAAGATCATTTTATAGACAAAGTTCAAAAAGAAGTAAGTAAGAATGGTTACTGTACGATTGCTGTCTCTGAAGGTATTAGGTATAAAAGCGGGGCTTTTGTTTCTGATATGGGATACACCGATAGTTTTGGAAACAGGCAGTTGGGAGATGTAGGAAGAGTTGTTGCCAACATTATTTTAACAAGGTTAGGTTTGAAAGTACATGTGTCTATCCCGGATTATCTTCAAAGAAGTGCTGGACACATCGTTAGTAAGACTGATCAAACTGAAGCGGTTATGGTAGGGGAAAAGGCCTTAGAATATGCTCTGGATGGTATATCAGGATTCATGGTAACAATTAACCGCCTTTCGAACAACCCTTACAAGATAGAATTTGGGAAGGTTCCCTTATTTGAAGTGGCAAATAATACCAAATATTTACCTGAAGAATATATTTCTGTTGATGGTTATGGTGTGAATGAGAATTTTATTGAGTATGCTAAACCTTTAATCCAAGGAGAAAGTTATCCGCTTTATGAAAATGGTATTCCTAAATACGTATCTTTTCCAATTGAAGAGAGATAA
- a CDS encoding type III pantothenate kinase, whose amino-acid sequence MELLFDVGNSYTMVGIHQDGKFLTWRIGPSSFESEDGLFVIISNLLNRVNVDLNKITLAGISSVVPNVNFILEQMLKKYFNVEIIFVGTKNKINNIAYLVDYPKEVGADRICNVIACKQEYGDNVIALDFGTAITVDVLEGGNFVGGAIIPGFKTAIGALFSRTAQLPKVEIKIPEYHLGKNTIDNIQIGVIKTTLYGIERLIDEIKRERNKDFVVVATGGDMSFLSSKISIFKHYDPYLTLKGILYYSKEIKKL is encoded by the coding sequence TTGGAACTTTTATTTGATGTCGGTAACTCTTATACGATGGTTGGGATACACCAAGATGGTAAGTTTTTGACTTGGAGAATTGGACCAAGTAGCTTTGAGTCGGAGGATGGTTTATTTGTTATCATTTCAAATTTATTAAATCGGGTAAATGTTGATTTAAACAAGATAACCTTGGCAGGCATTTCTTCTGTGGTTCCCAATGTAAACTTTATTTTAGAACAGATGCTAAAAAAATATTTTAATGTTGAAATTATTTTTGTTGGTACGAAGAACAAAATTAATAATATAGCATATTTAGTAGATTATCCCAAAGAAGTTGGTGCGGATAGAATATGTAACGTTATTGCATGTAAACAAGAATATGGTGACAACGTAATTGCTCTAGATTTTGGGACCGCTATAACCGTAGATGTCTTAGAAGGAGGGAATTTTGTTGGTGGTGCGATAATTCCTGGATTTAAGACCGCTATAGGTGCATTGTTTTCTAGAACTGCCCAACTTCCGAAGGTAGAGATAAAGATTCCTGAATACCATTTGGGGAAAAATACTATCGACAATATTCAAATAGGGGTAATAAAAACAACGTTATACGGGATAGAGAGACTTATAGACGAAATAAAAAGAGAAAGGAACAAAGATTTTGTCGTTGTAGCAACTGGGGGAGATATGAGTTTCCTTTCGAGTAAAATATCTATTTTCAAGCATTACGACCCTTATTTAACATTAAAGGGAATATTATATTATTCAAAAGAAATCAAGAAATTGTGA
- a CDS encoding S41 family peptidase: MSEEFNGYYRFPTIYNDQIAFVAEDDIWVVPSSGGIARRLTTNVGEISDLTFSEDGKWIAFTGRDEGVPDVYIIPSIGGVPIRLTYLGANSKVLCWHNGKIIFSSNYVQPFKRITSLWEVDVEDKRKLKQLDFGICTEISFGKEKGVVLGRKTGDPARWKKYRGGTAGELLIDLEGNYNFRKLIDLKSNFANPIWIQDRIYFISDHDDVANIYSCTVEGKDLKKHTYHNDFYVRNPKSDGKNIVYHAGSDIYILNLSNNVSEKVNIKYYSTLPQRNRKFVDPTQYFEGFSISKDAENLITTHRGKSFYYNNWYGPVKQLGKENGVRYRLTTYLNLKDEEKAVTISDENNYEHIEVYDLKTGNLIKKVEEYDLGRVMNIVASPKDEEILLTNQRNELILIDLRNHKKIDVDKSTFGPINGYSFSPDGRWIAYSKFINSKQAAIMIFDKEKEEVHQVTKPILFDVDPVFDPEGKYLYFLSYRIFNPIEDRFQMNLAFEKGTKPYLITLKKDICSPFQEIIKEEEEKEKEKKEEEIKVDIDFDNIADRIIPFPVSEERYVNIQAAKEKVFYAISPVSGVLEDEEDMLSEKHEKLTLKYYDLTEKEEKTYLEGISDFQISEDKEKIAILIDDELRILKTTNPPSPEQEKECENKYTRKCGWIDFHRINVEVQPLLEWRQMLCEAWRLQKFYFWNKDKLDEIEWDKILEKYYPLVERIATRTEFSDLIWEMQGELKSSHAYEMGGEYKPKPVYKIGYLGADLILDEDRKLYKISHIVKGDIWDEKNKPPLLGPGVEVKEGDYLLAINGIEIKDKIPNEFLVNYSGKDVEIVVSSSDNIDHKRKYVVKTLKDETPLRYREWVEKNKKYVHEKTDSRIGYIHIPDMGYTGYVEFHRNFLSEVRYDGLIIDVRVNSGGFVSSMILDKLNRKFIGYDLSPYREAQAYQYDSVRGPMVAITNEFAGSDGDIFSHSFKLMKLGKLIGKRTWGGVIGIWPRNPLVDHTITTQPEMAFWFKDVGWDVENYGTDPDIEIDITPKDYKENKDTQLDMAIEIVLKELKENPPIAPNDIKKP; the protein is encoded by the coding sequence ATGAGTGAAGAGTTCAACGGTTACTACAGATTTCCGACCATTTACAACGATCAAATAGCCTTTGTTGCAGAAGATGACATCTGGGTAGTTCCTTCTTCAGGGGGAATAGCCAGAAGGTTAACCACAAATGTTGGAGAAATCTCTGATCTAACTTTTTCTGAAGATGGAAAATGGATAGCTTTTACTGGAAGAGATGAAGGAGTACCTGACGTATATATAATTCCTTCAATTGGGGGAGTACCAATTAGGTTAACATATCTAGGCGCAAACAGCAAGGTACTATGTTGGCATAATGGGAAGATAATCTTTTCATCAAATTATGTTCAACCGTTTAAAAGGATTACATCTCTATGGGAAGTAGACGTTGAAGATAAGAGAAAATTAAAACAATTAGATTTTGGTATATGCACTGAAATCTCGTTTGGGAAAGAAAAAGGTGTTGTTTTAGGAAGAAAAACAGGAGACCCAGCTCGATGGAAAAAGTACAGAGGTGGAACAGCGGGTGAATTACTGATAGACTTGGAAGGAAACTACAACTTCAGAAAATTGATCGACTTAAAATCCAACTTTGCCAACCCAATATGGATCCAAGACCGGATTTATTTTATCTCTGACCATGACGATGTTGCTAACATATACTCCTGCACAGTTGAAGGAAAAGACCTAAAAAAGCACACATATCACAATGATTTTTATGTTAGAAATCCAAAATCTGATGGAAAAAATATTGTATACCATGCCGGTTCGGATATTTATATTTTGAATTTATCAAATAACGTATCAGAAAAGGTAAATATAAAATACTACAGTACCTTACCACAAAGAAACAGAAAATTCGTTGACCCAACACAGTATTTTGAAGGTTTCTCTATTTCTAAAGATGCTGAGAATTTAATAACTACTCATAGAGGCAAAAGCTTTTATTACAATAACTGGTACGGTCCCGTTAAACAACTTGGAAAAGAAAACGGTGTCAGATATAGGCTTACCACATACCTAAATCTAAAAGATGAAGAAAAGGCAGTAACAATCAGTGATGAAAATAATTATGAACATATCGAGGTGTATGATCTAAAAACTGGCAATTTAATAAAAAAAGTAGAAGAATATGATTTAGGAAGGGTTATGAATATCGTTGCCTCTCCGAAAGATGAAGAAATTTTATTAACCAATCAAAGAAACGAACTCATTTTGATTGATTTGAGAAACCATAAGAAGATTGATGTGGATAAAAGTACCTTTGGTCCCATTAATGGATATTCTTTCTCTCCAGATGGTAGGTGGATTGCTTATTCAAAGTTTATAAACAGCAAACAAGCAGCTATTATGATATTTGATAAGGAAAAAGAAGAGGTACACCAAGTTACAAAACCTATTCTATTTGATGTAGACCCTGTCTTTGATCCTGAAGGGAAATATCTTTATTTTCTATCTTATAGAATATTCAACCCAATTGAAGATAGATTTCAAATGAATTTAGCTTTCGAAAAAGGAACAAAGCCTTATCTTATAACACTAAAAAAAGATATTTGCTCTCCATTTCAGGAAATAATCAAAGAAGAAGAAGAGAAAGAGAAAGAGAAAAAAGAAGAAGAAATAAAAGTTGATATTGATTTTGATAACATCGCTGATAGAATTATACCCTTCCCGGTTAGTGAAGAAAGATATGTAAATATACAAGCTGCTAAAGAGAAGGTTTTTTACGCTATTTCTCCTGTAAGTGGTGTACTGGAAGATGAAGAAGATATGCTCAGCGAGAAACATGAAAAATTAACCTTGAAATACTACGATCTCACAGAAAAAGAAGAAAAAACTTATCTTGAGGGAATTTCAGATTTTCAAATTTCCGAGGACAAAGAAAAAATCGCAATTCTGATAGACGATGAACTAAGAATTCTTAAAACTACCAATCCTCCCTCCCCAGAACAAGAAAAAGAATGTGAAAATAAGTATACAAGAAAGTGCGGCTGGATAGATTTTCACAGAATCAATGTGGAAGTTCAACCACTGTTAGAATGGAGACAAATGCTTTGTGAAGCTTGGCGCCTACAAAAGTTCTATTTTTGGAACAAGGACAAACTAGACGAAATTGAATGGGATAAGATATTAGAAAAGTATTATCCTCTAGTTGAAAGAATAGCAACAAGAACAGAATTTTCTGATTTAATATGGGAAATGCAAGGCGAATTAAAATCATCACACGCCTACGAGATGGGAGGAGAATACAAACCCAAACCAGTTTACAAAATTGGATATTTAGGAGCAGATTTGATACTCGATGAAGATAGAAAACTATATAAAATTAGTCACATCGTAAAGGGAGACATATGGGACGAAAAAAATAAACCCCCATTACTTGGACCAGGGGTTGAGGTAAAAGAAGGAGATTACCTATTAGCGATAAACGGCATAGAAATAAAGGATAAAATACCCAATGAATTTTTGGTGAATTACAGTGGTAAAGATGTTGAAATAGTGGTATCAAGCAGCGATAATATTGATCATAAGAGAAAGTATGTTGTCAAAACGTTAAAAGATGAAACACCTCTAAGATACCGAGAATGGGTAGAAAAAAACAAGAAATATGTTCATGAAAAAACTGATTCACGGATTGGATACATTCACATCCCAGATATGGGATACACTGGATATGTAGAATTTCACAGAAACTTCTTAAGCGAAGTCAGATATGATGGACTCATAATCGATGTAAGAGTCAACAGTGGTGGTTTTGTATCTTCAATGATCTTGGATAAATTGAATAGAAAGTTTATTGGATACGATCTCTCACCATATAGAGAAGCCCAAGCCTATCAATATGACAGTGTAAGAGGCCCAATGGTTGCTATAACGAACGAGTTTGCTGGTTCAGATGGGGATATTTTTAGTCACTCCTTCAAATTAATGAAACTAGGGAAACTTATAGGTAAGAGAACGTGGGGGGGAGTGATTGGAATCTGGCCCAGAAATCCACTTGTTGATCATACCATAACAACTCAACCAGAAATGGCCTTTTGGTTTAAAGATGTTGGATGGGATGTTGAAAATTATGGAACCGATCCGGACATTGAAATAGATATTACCCCAAAAGATTATAAAGAAAATAAAGATACGCAACTCGATATGGCTATAGAGATTGTACTAAAAGAACTGAAAGAAAATCCACCAATAGCTCCAAATGATATCAAAAAGCCATAA
- a CDS encoding type II toxin-antitoxin system Phd/YefM family antitoxin → MYLKDFTFYSLAEAKAKLSQVVDEVENKDIVITKNGVPKVVLLDYDKFVKLMEFVDEVRDISLFEIENVEEYHRIKDFFKDFDY, encoded by the coding sequence ATGTATTTAAAAGACTTTACTTTTTATAGCTTAGCCGAAGCGAAAGCAAAATTATCTCAAGTTGTTGATGAAGTTGAAAACAAAGACATTGTTATTACCAAGAATGGTGTACCAAAGGTTGTTTTATTAGATTATGATAAATTTGTTAAGCTCATGGAATTCGTCGATGAAGTGAGAGATATTTCTCTTTTTGAGATAGAAAACGTAGAGGAATATCATCGGATTAAGGACTTTTTTAAAGATTTTGATTACTGA
- a CDS encoding B12-binding domain-containing radical SAM protein: protein MNFLVVNPWIYDFAAYDFWLKPLGLLYISEVLTYLGHSVTFIDLLNRHDDDLISKYPPKDKKYGTGKFYNEGVEKPDILKNIPRKFKRYGLPLKLFESKLEAIKKQNKVDAILVGITLTYWYYGGEKTIEILRNFFPSTPIFLGGIYSTLYTKHAEDNFSKFGVNISPGTGMSPLKTVLEVLNEDTIKLDNFNWFEEIDLTYDFYASYLTYVVLVSSVGCPFHCTYCVTPKMWKFQYRSIDKIINNIEYVLKKRPYVKDIVFFDDAFLLRKDIKELLKYLSKFDVRYHLPNGIHARRVDDEIALLLKKANFKTIKLGYESYDFNIQKGTGFKVTNNDLVKAVTCLKNAGFDMNDVYAYVLVNLPSQNKNDVIQAVDFCHSLGIKVNLNEFTPIPGTVEYEELVKKNAISSNIDPLLLNNTIIPYWSNFGLSIADIEEVKRYTKAKYIN from the coding sequence TTGAACTTCTTGGTTGTTAATCCTTGGATCTACGATTTTGCAGCATATGATTTTTGGCTTAAGCCCTTAGGGTTGTTATACATAAGTGAGGTACTAACTTATTTAGGTCACAGCGTAACTTTTATCGATCTGCTAAACAGGCATGATGATGATTTAATTTCAAAATATCCTCCAAAAGATAAAAAGTACGGAACTGGTAAGTTTTATAACGAAGGCGTTGAAAAGCCGGATATATTAAAGAATATTCCAAGAAAATTTAAAAGGTATGGATTACCTTTAAAATTGTTTGAAAGTAAATTAGAAGCTATAAAAAAACAGAACAAAGTTGATGCAATTTTGGTGGGAATCACTTTAACATACTGGTACTACGGTGGAGAAAAAACTATCGAAATTTTGAGAAATTTCTTCCCGTCAACTCCTATCTTTTTAGGTGGAATTTATTCAACTTTGTATACAAAGCATGCAGAAGATAATTTTTCCAAATTTGGAGTCAATATTTCTCCAGGAACAGGTATGTCTCCTTTAAAGACAGTTTTGGAAGTACTAAACGAAGATACCATAAAATTAGATAACTTCAACTGGTTTGAAGAAATCGATCTTACCTACGATTTTTATGCTTCTTATTTGACTTATGTTGTTCTAGTTTCTTCAGTAGGTTGTCCCTTTCACTGTACGTATTGTGTAACTCCTAAGATGTGGAAATTTCAATATAGAAGTATAGACAAAATAATAAATAATATAGAGTATGTTCTTAAAAAAAGACCCTATGTAAAAGATATCGTTTTTTTTGACGATGCGTTTTTATTAAGAAAAGATATTAAAGAATTGTTGAAGTACCTTTCTAAATTTGACGTTCGATATCATTTGCCCAATGGTATACATGCCCGACGTGTTGATGATGAAATAGCTTTGTTATTGAAAAAAGCAAATTTTAAAACGATAAAGCTGGGATACGAAAGCTATGATTTTAATATTCAAAAAGGGACAGGGTTTAAGGTAACTAATAACGATCTTGTAAAAGCGGTTACATGTCTGAAAAATGCTGGTTTTGATATGAACGATGTTTATGCTTACGTCTTGGTAAATCTACCATCTCAGAATAAGAATGATGTAATACAAGCTGTTGATTTCTGCCATTCGCTCGGAATAAAGGTGAATTTAAACGAATTTACTCCAATTCCTGGCACGGTTGAATACGAAGAACTTGTTAAAAAAAATGCTATATCTTCAAATATAGATCCTTTGCTTCTAAACAACACAATTATCCCTTATTGGTCGAATTTTGGCCTTTCTATTGCCGATATTGAAGAAGTAAAAAGATATACCAAAGCCAAATATATCAATTAG
- a CDS encoding L-threonylcarbamoyladenylate synthase produces METKVIDVDPLNIEEEKIKEAAQAIKEDKTVVFPTETVYGLGANGLSENAVRKIFEAKGRPYDNPLILHVSNVRSFLEYTYISYALLEKIERLLPGPITFVLKKREVVPDIVTAGKDTLAIRMPAHPVALKLIEYAEVPIAAPSANISGKPSPTMSEHVLKDMLGKVDYIIIGGKVEFGVESTIIDLTQGKIPIILRPGPIPPEKLKEIFGDIIIPDFVYGKIEPDYIKSPGMKYRHYAPNTPVILVEHDDANTMVKKVLEEVKSYNNPLVLCLKEHVGYYKDHNINFDTIGSESNYYEFAVKLFEMLRKYDEKVDAMIIEGIEDKGIGIAVMNRLRKAAYHIL; encoded by the coding sequence ATGGAAACCAAAGTTATCGACGTGGATCCATTAAATATCGAAGAGGAAAAAATTAAAGAAGCAGCTCAAGCAATCAAAGAAGATAAAACAGTCGTTTTTCCTACTGAAACGGTTTACGGTTTGGGGGCAAATGGTCTTTCAGAAAATGCCGTGAGAAAGATTTTTGAAGCTAAAGGTAGACCTTACGACAATCCTTTGATACTCCATGTATCAAACGTTAGATCTTTTTTAGAGTATACTTATATCTCTTATGCTCTTTTAGAAAAAATAGAAAGGTTATTACCAGGTCCGATTACTTTTGTATTGAAAAAACGGGAGGTTGTTCCAGATATTGTGACAGCTGGAAAAGACACCTTGGCTATTAGAATGCCCGCCCATCCTGTAGCTTTAAAATTGATAGAGTACGCTGAAGTACCAATTGCTGCACCAAGTGCTAATATTTCAGGTAAGCCTAGTCCAACAATGTCGGAACATGTTTTAAAGGATATGCTTGGGAAAGTTGACTATATAATTATTGGAGGTAAAGTAGAGTTTGGAGTAGAATCGACGATAATTGATTTAACTCAAGGAAAGATACCAATAATATTACGGCCAGGTCCCATTCCACCTGAGAAATTAAAAGAGATTTTTGGAGATATTATTATTCCTGATTTTGTATATGGAAAAATAGAACCGGACTATATAAAATCTCCGGGTATGAAATACAGGCATTATGCTCCTAACACCCCTGTTATTTTGGTTGAACATGATGATGCAAATACTATGGTAAAAAAGGTTTTAGAGGAAGTGAAAAGTTATAACAATCCTTTAGTTCTCTGCCTGAAAGAACATGTTGGATATTATAAAGATCATAATATTAATTTTGACACTATAGGTAGTGAATCAAATTACTATGAATTTGCGGTTAAACTTTTTGAAATGTTAAGAAAATACGATGAAAAAGTTGATGCCATGATTATCGAAGGTATAGAAGATAAAGGTATAGGTATAGCAGTCATGAATCGTCTAAGGAAGGCAGCCTACCATATATTATGA